In Musa acuminata AAA Group cultivar baxijiao chromosome BXJ2-8, Cavendish_Baxijiao_AAA, whole genome shotgun sequence, one genomic interval encodes:
- the LOC103993411 gene encoding probable ADP-ribosylation factor GTPase-activating protein AGD11 isoform X2 — protein MSTKQGNHGLCKFAGSSTPLRRLEILSNQPSNRFCADCGSPDPKWVSLNLGVFICIKCSGVHRSLGVHVSKVLSMKLDEWTDEQVDSLTDGGGNSAINMIYEAFLPNYIQKPRPDSSIEERTDFIRRKYELQQFSTFNAQVGSEISAGDNTSFQNNAANIKNFEKQQTGSRYGRGHAFRNSCRRKESEHKEMGMVEFVGLVKVNIIRGTNLAVRDMITSDPYVVLNLGHQSMKTRVIKSNLNPVWNEKLMLSIPVPIPPLKLQVYDKDTFSTDDRMGEAEIDIQPLLAAAQAYENTNIFEPMQLGKWLATNDDTLVKDSVISLVDGKVKQEITLRLQNVERGELEIELECVPLTQ, from the exons GTTCTTCAACTCCACTTAGAAGGCTAGAGATTTTATCAAATCAACCAAGTAACAGATTTTGTGCCGACTGTGGCTCACCAGACCCGAAATGGGT CTCACTGAATCTTGGAGTATTTATCTGTATCAAGTGCTCTGGAGTTCATAGAAGTCTTGGAGTTCATGTCTCTAAG gTTTTATCAATGAAGTTAGATGAATGGACAGATGAACAGGTTGATTCCCTTACTGATGGGGGCGGTAATTCCGCCATAAATATGATATATGAAGCCTTTTTGCCTAATTATATTCAAAAGCCAAGACCAGATTCCTCCATTGAGGAACGCACAGATTTTATCAG GAGAAAATATGAGCTGCAACAATTCTCAACCTTTAATGCACAAGTTGGATCTGAAATATCTGCCGGTGATAACACATCTTTTCAGAACAATGCTGCAAACATAAAAAATTTTGAGAAGCAACAGACTGGTAGTCGTTATGGTCGAGGTCATGCATTTCGCAATAGTTGTCGAAGGAAGGAATCTGAACATAAGGAG ATGGGCATGGTCGAGTTTGTTGGATTAGTTAAAGTCAACATAATTAGGGGGACCAACTTAGCTGTTCGGGATATGATTACCAGTGATCCATATGTTGTCCTGAACTTGGGACACCAG TCGATGAAAACACGGGTGATCAAGAGCAATCTGAACCCTGTATGGAATGAAAAACTGATGTTATCAATCCCAGTTCCCATTCCACCTCTGAAGCTG CAAGTGTATGATAAGGACACATTCTCAACCGACGATCGCATGGGGGAGGCCGAGATAGACATCCAGCCGCTGCTTGCAGCAGCCCAAGCATATGAAAACACCAACATCTTCGAGCCCATGCAGCTCGGGAAATGGCTGGCCACCAACGACGACACACTGGTCAAGGATAGTGTAATTTCCCTTGTTGATGGCAAAGTAAAACAGGAGATTACCCTCAGACTTCAAAATGTCGAACGTGGTGAGCTGGAGATTGAACTTGAATGTGTCCCTCTCACCCAATAG
- the LOC103993411 gene encoding probable ADP-ribosylation factor GTPase-activating protein AGD11 isoform X1: MSTKQGNHGLCKFAGSSTPLRRLEILSNQPSNRFCADCGSPDPKWVSLNLGVFICIKCSGVHRSLGVHVSKVLSMKLDEWTDEQVDSLTDGGGNSAINMIYEAFLPNYIQKPRPDSSIEERTDFIRRKYELQQFSTFNAQVGSEISAGDNTSFQNNAANIKNFEKQQTGSRYGRGHAFRNSCRRKESEHKEVKKMMGMVEFVGLVKVNIIRGTNLAVRDMITSDPYVVLNLGHQSMKTRVIKSNLNPVWNEKLMLSIPVPIPPLKLQVYDKDTFSTDDRMGEAEIDIQPLLAAAQAYENTNIFEPMQLGKWLATNDDTLVKDSVISLVDGKVKQEITLRLQNVERGELEIELECVPLTQ, translated from the exons GTTCTTCAACTCCACTTAGAAGGCTAGAGATTTTATCAAATCAACCAAGTAACAGATTTTGTGCCGACTGTGGCTCACCAGACCCGAAATGGGT CTCACTGAATCTTGGAGTATTTATCTGTATCAAGTGCTCTGGAGTTCATAGAAGTCTTGGAGTTCATGTCTCTAAG gTTTTATCAATGAAGTTAGATGAATGGACAGATGAACAGGTTGATTCCCTTACTGATGGGGGCGGTAATTCCGCCATAAATATGATATATGAAGCCTTTTTGCCTAATTATATTCAAAAGCCAAGACCAGATTCCTCCATTGAGGAACGCACAGATTTTATCAG GAGAAAATATGAGCTGCAACAATTCTCAACCTTTAATGCACAAGTTGGATCTGAAATATCTGCCGGTGATAACACATCTTTTCAGAACAATGCTGCAAACATAAAAAATTTTGAGAAGCAACAGACTGGTAGTCGTTATGGTCGAGGTCATGCATTTCGCAATAGTTGTCGAAGGAAGGAATCTGAACATAAGGAGGTAAAGAAAATG ATGGGCATGGTCGAGTTTGTTGGATTAGTTAAAGTCAACATAATTAGGGGGACCAACTTAGCTGTTCGGGATATGATTACCAGTGATCCATATGTTGTCCTGAACTTGGGACACCAG TCGATGAAAACACGGGTGATCAAGAGCAATCTGAACCCTGTATGGAATGAAAAACTGATGTTATCAATCCCAGTTCCCATTCCACCTCTGAAGCTG CAAGTGTATGATAAGGACACATTCTCAACCGACGATCGCATGGGGGAGGCCGAGATAGACATCCAGCCGCTGCTTGCAGCAGCCCAAGCATATGAAAACACCAACATCTTCGAGCCCATGCAGCTCGGGAAATGGCTGGCCACCAACGACGACACACTGGTCAAGGATAGTGTAATTTCCCTTGTTGATGGCAAAGTAAAACAGGAGATTACCCTCAGACTTCAAAATGTCGAACGTGGTGAGCTGGAGATTGAACTTGAATGTGTCCCTCTCACCCAATAG
- the LOC103993410 gene encoding uncharacterized protein At5g39865-like encodes MAESPYGFAISDYFSSFASNFKNPFPILRSFSFHHHHHTRPSLRTLVNLFAEEPKRPKLVLYTTSLRGIRRTFEDCCAVRAILRGLRVAVDERDVSMDVSFRIELQSLLGKGRPLALPQVFIENRWLGGVEEIWQMNEAGELGRRLEGVAAQDPTFVCDGCGGARFVPCSYCHGSQKVFVEKEGRKRRCDECNENGLVRCLHCCS; translated from the coding sequence ATGGCCGAATCTCCCTACGGCTTCGCCATCTCGGATTACTTTTCCTCCTTCGCATCCAACTTTAAGAATCCCTTCCCCATTCTCAGGTCGTTCagcttccaccaccaccaccacactcGCCCCTCGTTGAGGACGCTCGTGAATCTCTTCGCTGAAGAACCGAAGCGCCCCAAGCTGGTTCTCTACACCACCTCGCTCCGCGGCATCCGCCGCACCTTCGAGGACTGCTGCGCCGTCCGCGCCATCCTCCGTGGCTTACGCGTCGCCGTCGACGAGCGCGACGTCTCCATGGACGTCTCGTTCCGCATCGAGCTGCAGTCCTTGCTGGGCAAGGGCCGGCCGTTGGCGCTGCCCCAGGTGTTCATAGAGAACCGGTGGCTCGGCGGGGTGGAGGAGATCTGGCAGATGAACGAGGCCGGGGAACTAGGCCGGAGGCTCGAGGGCGTCGCCGCGCAGGACCCTACGTTTGTCTGCGACGGCTGCGGTGGGGCGCGCTTCGTGCCGTGCTCGTATTGCCATGGAAGCCAGAAGGTCTTCGTGGAGAAGGAGGGGAGGAAGCGGCGATGCGACGAGTGCAACGAGAATGGGTTGGTACGATGCCTTCACTGCTGTTCATGA
- the LOC135618953 gene encoding probable calcium-binding protein CML36: MKLSVASFFGSNSKKADKKKSKNRRDSSFGNNASTSSSSDESSTSSSLLHASPRSVLPFSVHDLFGVLDRDGDGKIVARELEAVLRRLGPDPLTAEEAASVAAEVGLAGDGCITVEELEALGAKLQLPAAAEAEAELREAFAVFDADGDGKISAEELLGVFVTLGDDGCTLEDCRCMIQGVDTDGDGFVCFDDFARMMDGQR; encoded by the coding sequence ATGAAGCTGAGCGTGGCCTCCTTCTTCGGCTCTAACTCCAAGAAGGCCGACAAGAAGAAGTCCAAGAACCGCCGCGACAGCTCCTTCGGAAACAacgcctccacctcctcctcgtccGACGAGTCCTCCACCTCCTCGTCCCTCCTCCACGCCTCCCCGAGATCCGTCCTCCCCTTCTCCGTCCACGACCTCTTCGGCGTCCTCGACCGCGACGGCGACGGCAAGATCGTGGCCCGGGAGCTCGAGGCCGTTCTGCGGCGGCTCGGCCCCGATCCGCTCACGGCGGAGGAGGCCGCGTCGGTCGCCGCGGAGGTCGGCCTCGCCGGCGACGGGTGCATAACCGTGGAGGAGCTGGAGGCGCTTGGGGCCAAGCTGCAGCTTCCGGCGgccgcggaggcggaggcggagctgCGCGAGGCCTTCGCGGTGTTCGACGCGGACGGGGACGGGAAAATCTCGGCCGAGGAGTTGCTGGGCGTGTTCGTGACGCTTGGGGACGACGGGTGCACCTTGGAGGATTGCCGTTGCATGATCCAAGGGGTGGATACCGACGGCGACGGCTTCGTTTGCTTTGATGATTTCGCCCGGATGATGGACGGTCAGAGATGA
- the LOC135618955 gene encoding scarecrow-like protein 3, producing MAPLMANVVQDEGSSSVTSSPLKTFSLMSLSPPSLSPYSPWLRELKSDERGLCLIHLLLNCANHVAAGSIDRANAFLEQIALLAAPDGDAMQRIASHFTEALARRALRLWPGLYHALDSTRAVVLPLAEAAAARRHFLDLCPFLRLSYVVSNQAIMEAMEGERVVHVVDLNASDPTQWISLLQGLRARPEGPPHLKITGVHEHKELLNHTAARLSDEAERLDIPFQFNAVVSRLDNLDVESLRVKTGEALAISTVLQLHSLLASNDGAGDPRQAQRTAPVSQLTLGDYFEKDHVANGYSPSTESALSSPFAPASSPARMESFLALLWGLSPKIMVVTEQESNHNVPALNERFVEALFYYAALFDCLDSTVPRQSVERLRVEKMLLGEEIKNIIACEGWERKERHEKLERWAQRMDMAGFGPLPLSYYGLLQARRLLQSFGCEGYKVKEENGCFLLCWQDRPLFSIAAWRCKRYD from the coding sequence ATGGCGCCTTTGATGGCCAACGTAGTGCAAGACGAAGGGTCGTCCTCGGTGACCTCGTCCCCTCTCAAGACCTTCTCCCTGATGTCTCTCTCCCCTCCCTCCCTGTCGCCCTACTCACCGTGGCTCCGCGAGCTTAAGTCCGACGAGCGCGGCCTCTGCCTCATCCACCTCCTCCTCAACTGCGCCAACCACGTCGCTGCCGGCAGCATCGACCGCGCCAACGCCTTCCTGGAGCAGATCGCCCTGCTTGCCGCCCCCGATGGCGACGCCATGCAACGCATCGCCTCGCACTTCACCGAGGCCCTCGCCCGCCGCGCCCTCCGCCTCTGGCCGGGCCTCTACCACGCCCTCGACTCCACCCGCGCCGTCGTCCTGCCTCTCGCGGAGGCCGCCGCGGCCCGCCGCCATTTCCTCGACCTCTGCCCCTTCCTCCGCCTGTCGTATGTTGTCTCCAACCAGGCGATCATGGAGGCGATGGAGGGCGAGAGGGTGGTCCACGTCGTCGACCTCAACGCGTCGGACCCCACCCAGTGGATCTCCCTCCTCCAAGGGCTACGGGCACGGCCGGAGGGCCCGCCGCACTTGAAGATCACCGGCGTGCACGAGCACAAGGAGCTGCTCAACCACACGGCCGCGCGCCTTTCGGATGAGGCCGAGCGGCTCGACATCCCGTTCCAATTCAACGCCGTGGTGAGCAGGCTTGACAACCTCGACGTCGAGAGCCTCCGCGTCAAGACCGGGGAGGCGTTGGCCATCAGCACAGTCCTCCAGCTGCATTCCTTGCTCGCAAGCAACGACGGCGCCGGCGACCCGCGGCAGGCACAAAGAACTGCGCCAGTCAGCCAGCTGACCTTAGGGGATTACTTCGAGAAGGACCACGTCGCGAACGGATACAGCCCGAGCACGGAGTCGGCGCTGTCATCGCCGTTCGCACCGGCATCGTCGCCGGCGAGGATGGAGAGCTTCCTGGCGTTGCTGTGGGGTCTGTCGCCCAAGATCATGGTGGTGACGGAGCAGGAGTCCAACCACAACGTGCCGGCGCTGAACGAGCGGTTCGTGGAGGCTCTCTTCTACTACGCCGCCCTGTTCGACTGCCTGGACTCGACGGTGCCGAGGCAGTCCGTCGAGCGGCTGCGGGTGGAGAAGATGCTGTTGGGTGAGGAGATCAAGAACATCATCGCGTGCGAGGGGTGGGAGAGGAAGGAGCGGCACGAGAAGCTGGAGAGGTGGGCGCAGAGGATGGACATGGCCGGGTTCGGACCGCTGCCTCTCAGCTACTACGGCCTCCTGCAAGCGAGGAGGCTGCTGCAGAGCTTCGGCTGCGAGGGTTACAAGGTGAAGGAGGAGAACGGGTGCTTCCTGTTGTGCTGGCAGGACCGACCGCTCTTCTCCATTGCAGCATGGAGGTGCAAACGCTACGATTGA
- the LOC135618384 gene encoding LOB domain-containing protein 1-like codes for MDSSDTSTTGFHHVSSSPASSPISSPPCLPATPTTVVIHSPCAACKILRRRCADNCVLAPYFPPTEPLKFTTAHRVFGASNIIKLLQDLPENQRADAVSSMVYEAKARIRDPVYGCTGAVCQLQKQVDELQAQLARAKAELTNLQAQHGNLLALICMEMARTQQDCTPQSVDDALAASPCMFQSDADFLDEISQGLVWDEPHWL; via the exons ATGGACTCCAGCGACACAAGCACCACCGGCTTCCATCACGTTTCTTCCTCCCCAGCATCTTCTCCCATCTCATCACCTCCGTGCCTCCCCGCCACTCCGACGACAGTAGTCATCCACAGCCCCTGTGCCGCCTGCAAGATCCTCCGCCGGCGATGCGCCGACAACTGCGTTCTCGCGCCTTATTTCCCGCCGACAGAGCCGCTCAAGTTCACCACCGCGCATCGCGTGTTCGGTGCCAGCAACATCATCAAACTGTTGCAG GATCTCCCGGAAAACCAGAGGGCGGACGCCGTGAGCAGCATGGTGTACGAGGCGAAGGCGCGGATCCGAGATCCGGTGTACGGGTGCACTGGTGCCGTATGCCAGCTTCAGAAGCAGGTGGATGAGCTCCAAGCGCAGCTGGCACGGGCGAAAGCCGAGCTCACCAACCTGCAAGCCCAGCACGGGAACCTGCTCGCATTAATCTGCATGGAAATGGCTCGAACACAGCAAGACTGCACGCCTCAGTCCGTCGATGACGCCCTCGCTGCCAGCCCTTGCATGTTTCAGAGCGATGCTGACTTCCTCGATGAGATCAGCCAGGGCTTAGTTTGGGATGAACCCCACTGGCTATGA